The genome window GAACGCCACGATCTCGATGGCGAACAAGACAATGCCCAGCAGTTTGAAAGCCATGTGATACACCAGCAGGGCAATGCCAAGAAACAGGAAGAAGCGGTAAATCCAGACGCTGAACGCGTAGATGATCAGCGCCCGCTCGCGCCACGGCGCGAAGACCTCTGGCTTGTCTTCGCCCAGTCCAAACAGCCATTCGCGCAGCCGCCACCGGGCCAACGCAAACGACCGGTTTTGCAGATTGGGCACATTCAGCACATCGGTCAGCAGGAAGTAGCCGTCAAAGCGCATCAGCGGATTCAGGTTCACGGCCAGCGTCAACAACCACGTCGTAGTGGCCAACGTAAACGCCGCGCTGCGCAGCATGCCGTCGGGCAGGAAGCTCCACGCCAACGTCGCCCAGGCGGCCAACGCCGTTTCAGCCAGCATTCCTGCCGCGCCGATAGACATGCGCTTACGGCGGCTGGAAAGACGCCAGGCGCCGGACGAGTCGGTGTACAGCACGGGCCACATCACCATGAAAGCCACACCCATCGTCGCCACGCGGCAACCATGGTGCTTGGCCGCATAGGCATGCCCCAATTCGTGCAGCACCTTGGCCGCGCCCAGCGTGACGCCGGCAGCCAGCGCGCCTTCCAACGTGAAGAAGTGCAGAAACGTGTGCACGAACTGGTCCCACTGGCGTGCTGCCAGGTACAGCCCCAGCAAGCCCGCCGCCAACGTCAATCGCGCGAACGTGCGCGTCAGGAACAACCGCCGCACCATCGGCAAGGTGCGGGCCAGAAAGGCGTCGGGCCGCACCAGCGGAATGCGAAAAAACAAATATTGGTGCACCAGGCTTTTCAGCCAATGGCTGCTGCGGCGCGCATCGGCCTCTTTGCCATAACGCGCGATGGCGTCGGGGCCACGCATCTGCACGAGGCTATTGGCCTGTAGAAATTGCGCAAAGTCTTTGACGTCCTCCGCGCCGATCGGCAGCGTGGTCGCTTTGCCCGCAGCGCTGGCGATGGCTTCGGCGCTGCCCAGCCGCCAGCGGGCGAGCATCTCCGCTTCGGCCCAGCCAATCTGAAAGAACAGACCGCGCCCCGGGTCTTCCAGCGTCCATGCAGGCGAGCCGTCGTGATTGGGCGGTGCGCGATGCAACAGCAGCTCTTCGCGCAGCGCAGGCAGGTCCGCCGCCGGGCGCTCGCCGGCAGCCAACGCGCCAGGCAATGCGGCAGGGCTGACCGCCTGTGACGGCACGCCGCTCACATTCCCAGCCATACGCGCAATGTTGCCAGGGGTTTGCGCAACAGATAACCCACGAGCGGCGTGCGTTCACCGTAGAGTTTGGCTGTACCCTTCAACCCCACGCGCGGCTGCACTTCCTGCGCGCCGGCCTCGTCAAACCGGGCACGCACGCGATAGGCCATGGCGCCGTCGGCCGTTGGCGCGGCGCGATAACCCACGCGCAGCAAGGTGGCGGACAAAGGCGCGACGGGCGCAGTGTTCAAGAACAACTGCACCGGCGCCTGGGCGGGAAGTTCGATGGCATCGCCAACCGGCAAGTGGATCTCTAGCTCGACATCCGCAGGGTCAGCCACCATCATGATGCGTTCACCCAACGCGACCGGCTTGCCGATCCAATCTGCCGGGTCATCGAACAAGGCAATGCCAGCGCGTTCAGCGCGCAACTGCGCGCGCGCCACCGCCTTGGCGTAGAAATCCATGTCGCTCGCGGCTTGTTCGCGCTTACCTTGCGCCAAAGCCAGCGTCGCTTTGCTGCGGTCATCCACCAGCGCTTGCTGCTGGTTTTGCCGCAGCTCTGTTTCGGCCACCGCCAGCGCCTGACGCGCGCTTTCCAACCGTCCTTCCAGGTCGCGCACATCCAGCGCTGCCAGCAACTGGCCTTTCTCCACCGCTTGATTCGGCGTGACAGCAATGCGGTCGACCACGCCTTGCAGCGGCGCACGCACCGCCATGGGCGCGCGCGCCACGACTTCAGCAGGCGCCAGAACGGATTGACGCACGGGCACGCACATCAACACCGCCACGGCCGCGCCCAGGCCCAGCCACCAGCGCGTACGACGCTCACCGTGGCGCAGCCGGCCCCACCAGGCGGACGCACGCCTGCGTCGCGCCACGGGCGTCAATGCACGCCATGCGTGAGCGTAGGCATCGGCCAGCAGTCCCAGCATTGTTGATTCCGAGCCTGGCCAGGGCGTGTCGCGCCACAAGGCCAACAGCGCGTCACCAGGCTTCTTGCTATCTTGCGCGGTCAACGGCAGGCGCAACAACAGACCATGGGCCGGCAGATGCTCTGCCCACATGGCCTGCTCGTCCGGCTGCGGCAGCAGGACGCCGCTTGCGCCATCCCGCGCACGGTCTGCCAGCACGCTGGCCAGCCACACGGTGTAAGGCGCGTTCTTATCCGGCACGGCCAGCCCCGACAGCGCGGCAATCTCGCCATCACCGCCCGTGCCCGGCATCCACAGCGCCGCCTGCCGATACGGCGCCAGCGCGTGGGTGTCGTTGACCATCAAGAAGGCCAGCTCTTGCGTATTGGCGCAGGCGCGTGCGCGCTTTTCCAGCTGCAACAACGTGGCCAGCAGCTTGTCTCGCGATACGGCTTCTGTCACGGCGCGCCTGAGCCGGGAAGATCCACGCGGACGCTGCCGCTCATGCCAGGCAGAAGATCCACCGACGCGCTCTGCTTGTCCTCGAGACGGCCGATGATCTTGACCGACTGGCTGACTGGATCCACTGCGCCCGCAATGTGCGACACGGCAGCCTCGTAAGTACGGCCCGTCTCATCAACGGTAATGCGCAGCGGCGAACCGGGCGTGAGCCACGCCAGCCAGCGTGAGGGCACAATCGCTTCCAGCTCGAAGGCGGAGTCGTCGTAGATGCTGACGAGTTTTTCACCTTCGGCCACGCTTTCTGCCGCGCGCGCATAGGTTTCCCCGACCCGGCCCGCGAACGGCGCGGTAATAGTGCAGCGGTCCACCAGCACGCGTTCAGCACTGCTTTCGGCGCGAGCGACGGCCACCGTCGCCCGCGCCTGTTCGACATCGGACCTGCTGATGGATTTCAAAACCTCCAACTGCTCGGCCACTGCCTGCTTTTTGCGGGCGGCGGACTCCGCCAGCACGGCACGTTCCAGGCGAGCGCGATTCAGCGCGCAGTCGTAGGCCACCAGCACATCGCCCTTCTTGAAGCGGTCGCCTTCGCGAAACGGCAACGTGTCGATCTTGCCGGACAGTCCGCTTGAAATAACCGCGCGGCGCGCCGCCACCAATTGCGCCCGGGCGCTGTCCACGGCGGGCGTCGCCGACAGCGCCTGCCCAGGCGGGATTGGCGCTTCTGCATACGCTATCGTCGATACACCCATCCACGCGGCCAGCATCAAGCCGGCGCGCGGACGCAAAGCAGGAAAAATCAACGAAGCCATATCAGCGCACAACTACAGGCAAGGATTCCACTGGGGCGGTCGCCGCGACCTGGCTGGAGCCTGCCACCGATCCCAGGTGGCTCCACATACTGCCCGAGACGGTACGCAACGCAGGCAGCGGGGCCGGAGCGGGCTCGCTTGCAACCGCCTGCGCCACCGATTCGGCCACGGCTTGCCCGGCCGCAGCGACCGCCGCCGGTTCCGCCACAGCCAGCCGCGGCACTTCCACATGGCCACTTTCGATCTTCCGGTTGGTCTCGGCGATATCGCGCGCCAGGCTCATCAGGGTTTCGTCGGCAATACGCTCGGGCAGCGGATCGATGCCCGCAGCTTGGTAGATCGTGTTCTGCGCGTTGACGAGTTCCGCATAACTCAGGTCCCGGGCACGTGTGGCCAGCAGTGTTTCGACCTTGGCGCGCACCACTTCCAGATGCGTTTCGGCGCTGCTGCGCGCGGCGTTTTCAGTCTGCACCTGAATCGCATCCTGCAAGCGGCTCAATTCATTGGCGCGACGGAAAGCGATCTCGGCGCGCTGGCGTTCCAGCCACGCAATATGCACCTGACTAAGCACGGTCATACGCAGCGCCTGACGCCGCAACTCGGCCACCTGCTCGCGCGATTCGCCCGCGCGGCTGATCGCAGGCCACGACAGCACGTTCAACAGGTTCCAGCTGACCTGCACGCCCGCATCCGCCCAGTTGTTGTTAGCCAGATATTTGTTGCTGTCGTAGCTCAGGCCGCCAAAGAGCGACGCATTGGGAAACAGGCGCAGCAGGGACATGCGCGTCTCCAGCACTGCATTGCGCGCCAGATAGCTTTCTTCTCGCAGCTCGGGGCGGCGAACCATGGCCAGCGCTTCCAGATCCGCCAGCTCATAGGCCAGATTGGGCGACGTCAGCGTAGAAGCGTCCGGCGCGGCCAGCGTGAAGTCTGTCGTCAGCGGCAGATTCATCAATGTGGCCAGACGGGCCTTGGCTTGCGCCAGCTCGTTGTCCAGCGCTTCGGTCTGACGCACCATGTTCAGCAAGTCCCGCTGATAGCGCAGCGCCAGGATGGGCGCTACCAGGCGCTTCTGTTCGGTCTGACGCGCGTATTCCAGCGTTTGGCGGGCTTCGGCCAAAGTCGACGTCACTCGGTCTTTCAGGCGTTCGGCCGTGACCGCGTTCCAGTATGCAGTGCGCGTCTGGCGGATGATGTCGGCCACCACGCGGCGGCGGCGCTCTTCGGCCGCCAACGCCTTGTTGCCCTGCGCCTTGGCGCCGAAATAGCTCAAGCCAAAGTCCAGCACGTTCCACGTCATCTGCAAGTCGGCGGTGTGGGTGTCGCGTTCCTGGCTTGTCGACGGCACCAAAGACTGCACGCCCGTGGCCAGCGATTCGCTTGACGAACCATAGTCATTGTTGCGGGCACGCATGCCAGCGCGCGCCGTCAGCTTGGGCAGCATGCCCTGTTTCTGCACATCCACCAGATCGTCTTCCAGCGCACGCTCCATCAAGGCCAGGCGCTGCTGAAGGTTGTACTTGACCGCGCGTGCAATGGCCTCGTCCAGCGTAATCGGACCCGTCACCGGCTCTTGCTGCGCAAACATGACGCTGCGGTCGGTCTGGTCAAGCTTGAGCAGATCTTGCGTGCTCAACGTCTCGGGCGGGGCGACTGCGCAACCCGCAAGGACGGCAGTGGCAAGCGCCGTCAGCGCAAAACGGCGGGCGCGGTGTGTCATGGGCGGCTTGGATTGGGAAGAGAGATTCATGTCGGGATCAGCTTGCTACATTGATGGAAGTGAACGGCCGGGCGCCAGCGTTCGTATGAATGGAGTCGCCCGCCGCGGCGTCATCGTCCAGGGAAGCGAGAAACTGCTGGGCTTGCGCCAGCACATCTTGTGCAGCGCTCATGCGCAGTTGTTGGGACAGCGCTGGCTTATCGGCAGCAGCCGGTGCGTCGTCACGCGCCGCAACGTTGCCATGGCGCCAAGCACCCAGGCGATCGGCGGACACGGTCACGGGTACCACCTTGACCTCGCCGCTGACGGTGCGCGCCACCAGTTGCAGGGCTAGCGTCTGGGCGCCCGCAAGCCCCGGGGCGACGATAAGTCCGCGCGCGGCATCCAGCCGCACGCCCGGTGGCAATTCGGTGCCATCAGCCATGCGCAGGACCAATGTCGCAACCGGGCTGCTGCTGCGGATCAGACCCGCTGGCAAGGCATAGACGTGCCGGTTGCCCGCCGCGTCGGCGCGCCAATAACCCGTGAACGCGGCTGCGGCAAATGACAGGCCGGGCGCATCGGGGCTGGCCAGCACCGCGAGCGGCGTGCGTATTCCGTTTGGCGCGTCCATCGTGAACGGCCGTACCGCATCCGAATCGCGCCGTTCCAGCGAATCTGCCAGCAAGGCATCCAGCAGCGACGACGATGTCCACGGTTCTTGCGGCGTCAGCCCGTCGCGCGGCGAAACACCGAACTCCAGCGCTGGCGCTATCGGCGCACGCTCAACCGCCTGTTGCGCACGCTGTTGCAAGGCGTCTTCCTCGGCGCCGGCTTGCGCGTCCCCAGTGAAGAAGACAGGACGCTGCTGCGTGCTCAGGTCAGGCGGAGGAAAGATTGCCGGTGTGCCGGGATTCGGATTGGCGTTGGGATCGGGATTGGCGCCGGGGCTTGTACCAGGATTCGTCCCAGGATTCGTACCCGGGCTGGGTTCGGCGCTGACTGCGGCCACCGTCAGCGTCACGATGCGCGACACGCTGGCGCCCGATGGATCGGTTGCGCTGATCACCAGCGCAACGCTGCCCGCCGTGCTTGCCGTGCCGCGTATCGTCAACGTTTCCGGATCGAAGACCAGGCCTTCGGGTAAGCCGCTGACCTGCCACGTCAGCGCATCACCGTCCGCGTCAGTGAACAGCCCGGCAGGCAGGGTGTAGACGTAGGCTACACCGACGCGTACCGTATCCGGAGCCAGCGGAATACCGCTGTCCACCGGCAGCGTGTTGGGCGGCAGGGCAGCGTCCAGCGTCAGCTCGCGCGAGGCCGAAAGGCCATCAGGGTCCGTCACGGTGACGACCAACGTGAACTGACCCGTCACGGTCACTCTGCCCGAGATCGTGCGTGTTTCCGCGTTGAAGACCAGCCCGTCAGGCAGGCCGCTGATACTCCACGCCAACTTGTCGCCATCGGGATCGCTGAACAGCGACTCCGGCAGCACAACGGAATAGGGCCGGCCCGCCAGCGCCGCATCTGGCGTGTAAGTCGTGTTGCCTTCTACGGGCGCTTGATTGGGCAGGGCCAGCGTGACATCCACGCCATAACCCGTGCTGGCCGTTTGGCCATCGTTCAGGCTGATGGTGATGCTGCGTGCGCCCGGCGTCGCATCCGTGCTGGCGTAGGTCACGCGATGCAGCAGCGCATTGGCGTCGGCCCTGCTGATCGCCGCCGTGAACCGTAGCGTCGCCACGCCGTTGGCTTGCGTCAACGTGGCAATGGCTTGACCGTTGAACAAGATGACGTCGCCATTGCGCGTGTAGCCGTCACCGGTCTGCACCGCATAGCGGTCCCCAGCCTGGCCCGTGAAGGTCAGGCTGGCGCCTTGGTAGTTATCGGCGGCGTCCAGCTCCGCGTCGCTCAACGTCAAGACCGGCGCCAGCAACACCGGCTCGCCATCAATCACATAGACGGGCGAAGCGGCGGGCGGCGCATTCAAGACGTCCAGCGCGTTGCCCACCACGATGACGCCGCCATCTGCCGACACAACGATCTGGCCTGCGCCATCCAGTCCGCTCCGGGACCCGACCAGGCTGAGGTTGGCCGTGGCGTAGTAGTTCAACGTGCCATCGGCCAAGGTGACAAACAGCGCCTTGCCGTCTGCGGACAACGCAATGCCTTCCACTGTCTTGTCGCCGGTCAACGTGCCCAGATGGGTCAATGCGCCGGTCGCGGCATTCAGCCGGAACGCGTCGATGACTTGCGTGTTCTCATGCACCTCGTATTCGCCCGTCCAGCCATTGAAACTCGAAGTTCGGCTGTTGGAGACGAAGATTGTGCTGCCATCGGCGCTGACGGCAATGTGTTGCAGGTTGGCAAGCGACACCGCCTGCCCCGCCGCATCGGTATCGTTGGCGTAGAGGTGCGCCAGCGCCGTGAGCA of Achromobacter seleniivolatilans contains these proteins:
- a CDS encoding TolC family protein, which gives rise to MNLSSQSKPPMTHRARRFALTALATAVLAGCAVAPPETLSTQDLLKLDQTDRSVMFAQQEPVTGPITLDEAIARAVKYNLQQRLALMERALEDDLVDVQKQGMLPKLTARAGMRARNNDYGSSSESLATGVQSLVPSTSQERDTHTADLQMTWNVLDFGLSYFGAKAQGNKALAAEERRRRVVADIIRQTRTAYWNAVTAERLKDRVTSTLAEARQTLEYARQTEQKRLVAPILALRYQRDLLNMVRQTEALDNELAQAKARLATLMNLPLTTDFTLAAPDASTLTSPNLAYELADLEALAMVRRPELREESYLARNAVLETRMSLLRLFPNASLFGGLSYDSNKYLANNNWADAGVQVSWNLLNVLSWPAISRAGESREQVAELRRQALRMTVLSQVHIAWLERQRAEIAFRRANELSRLQDAIQVQTENAARSSAETHLEVVRAKVETLLATRARDLSYAELVNAQNTIYQAAGIDPLPERIADETLMSLARDIAETNRKIESGHVEVPRLAVAEPAAVAAAGQAVAESVAQAVASEPAPAPLPALRTVSGSMWSHLGSVAGSSQVAATAPVESLPVVVR
- a CDS encoding HlyD family efflux transporter periplasmic adaptor subunit; translated protein: MAGNVSGVPSQAVSPAALPGALAAGERPAADLPALREELLLHRAPPNHDGSPAWTLEDPGRGLFFQIGWAEAEMLARWRLGSAEAIASAAGKATTLPIGAEDVKDFAQFLQANSLVQMRGPDAIARYGKEADARRSSHWLKSLVHQYLFFRIPLVRPDAFLARTLPMVRRLFLTRTFARLTLAAGLLGLYLAARQWDQFVHTFLHFFTLEGALAAGVTLGAAKVLHELGHAYAAKHHGCRVATMGVAFMVMWPVLYTDSSGAWRLSSRRKRMSIGAAGMLAETALAAWATLAWSFLPDGMLRSAAFTLATTTWLLTLAVNLNPLMRFDGYFLLTDVLNVPNLQNRSFALARWRLREWLFGLGEDKPEVFAPWRERALIIYAFSVWIYRFFLFLGIALLVYHMAFKLLGIVLFAIEIVAFVLRPIYTELRAWRERLLGKPGAGWNRRSRLTACVALLFAIAAVVPWRTRVEAPALLRAANQARIVAPVGAQIQQIAVAPGQAVRAGAPLFVLSAPDMTHEIETLARRIRLLQWQQSFQAMNRVTAGAVPVAVGELHAARERHEVLMRQYDQLTVRAPFGGVIAELAEPLATGEWVGEGEWLASLADPSQAVVEAYVSEEDLHRLQAGGHARFLPEDPGQESIALVISDIAATATRRLSAAPELSSTHGGAVPAMQAPNNSARPDPESQGLVPERAVYRLTLRPADSGNAALPRLQAMRGITVVDGQAESLLLRVWRRGAAIAVRELGF
- a CDS encoding efflux RND transporter periplasmic adaptor subunit, encoding MASLIFPALRPRAGLMLAAWMGVSTIAYAEAPIPPGQALSATPAVDSARAQLVAARRAVISSGLSGKIDTLPFREGDRFKKGDVLVAYDCALNRARLERAVLAESAARKKQAVAEQLEVLKSISRSDVEQARATVAVARAESSAERVLVDRCTITAPFAGRVGETYARAAESVAEGEKLVSIYDDSAFELEAIVPSRWLAWLTPGSPLRITVDETGRTYEAAVSHIAGAVDPVSQSVKIIGRLEDKQSASVDLLPGMSGSVRVDLPGSGAP
- a CDS encoding efflux RND transporter periplasmic adaptor subunit; amino-acid sequence: MTEAVSRDKLLATLLQLEKRARACANTQELAFLMVNDTHALAPYRQAALWMPGTGGDGEIAALSGLAVPDKNAPYTVWLASVLADRARDGASGVLLPQPDEQAMWAEHLPAHGLLLRLPLTAQDSKKPGDALLALWRDTPWPGSESTMLGLLADAYAHAWRALTPVARRRRASAWWGRLRHGERRTRWWLGLGAAVAVLMCVPVRQSVLAPAEVVARAPMAVRAPLQGVVDRIAVTPNQAVEKGQLLAALDVRDLEGRLESARQALAVAETELRQNQQQALVDDRSKATLALAQGKREQAASDMDFYAKAVARAQLRAERAGIALFDDPADWIGKPVALGERIMMVADPADVELEIHLPVGDAIELPAQAPVQLFLNTAPVAPLSATLLRVGYRAAPTADGAMAYRVRARFDEAGAQEVQPRVGLKGTAKLYGERTPLVGYLLRKPLATLRVWLGM